The genomic region TGGCCACCGCGGTGCGTGCCCGTGAACTGAAACGGCACCCGCAGCCACCAGCCGCTGGAGTCGCCGAGCACAGTCTGCTCCACGACCAGCCCGCCCGCCACTTCCTCCTGGAAGTTGCTGAACCGGTACTGCTGCCGCTGCCAGTCCACCCAAGCATCCAGGTTCAGGCGCGGCTTCTGCAGCTTATACTGCAGCCCTTCCTCCAAACGGTTGGTCATCACCCGCTCGAAATCTAGCATCGGCTCGATGTAGCCATGGTGCAGGTTGCCTTCAATGTTGCCGAACAGGATGCTGTGCGGCCCGTTCTGGTACTTCACCGTCAGCAAGGGCCGCACCTGTTGGAAGCGGGGCGTGCCGTAGTCCTTCCACAGAAAAATGCCGGCTTCCACCCGCAGGTTGGCACTCGGGAAATATACCAGCCGCGGCAGCAGTTGCGCCCCGAAGTAGGTGCGACCGGGCTCAATCTTGTTGAAATACTCGTTGTCTTTATTGAACAGAAACGCCTGCACATCCAGCCGCAGCTGGCGCGTATACTGCGGCCCCACCGGCAGCGGATGCAAAAAAGCCCGGTTGTCCAGCTGCGCGTGCGTTGAGTGCGGCAAAAGCAGCACGCCTACCAGCATCAGTATCAATGTGGTAGAAAGTCGTAGTTTTGCCAAATATTTTAGCACAGAAAGTTCGGGTCAGATTCAACGAATTTTTTTAGCATTGCGGGCACAAAATATAGGCGGACTGCGTTACCACTAGCCGGCCCGAAAACAGCCGGTAATCTGGTTTCCCGAAGCCTCACAAGGGTTTGCGCGACCCACCGAAAACGCCTACATTCACCAAACCTAAGCATTTCCTAACAACCCATTCTAATGGCTGCAACCACCACTGACAAGGCTGAGAAAGCGGAGAAGGCTGAAAAAACCAGCAAGCCCACCAACCTCAGCAACGCTAACGCCGAGAAAATGAAGGCGCTTCAGCTCACGCTGGACAAGCTCGACAAGGCGTACGGCAAAGGCACGGTCATGAAACTCAGCGACAACAAGGTGATGGACGTCGAAGTCATCAGCACCGGTTCGCTGGGCCTCGACATTGCGCTGGGAGTAGGCGGCCTGCCCAAAGGCCGTGTCGTTGAAATCTACGGTCCTGAGTCGTCGGGTAAGACCACGCTCACGATGCACTGCATCGCCGAAGCCCAGAAGCGCGGCGGCGTAGCGGCCTTCATCGACGCCGAGCACGCCTTCGACCCTTTGTATGCCAAGAAGCTCGGCATCGACACCGAAAACCTGCTCATTGCCCAGCCCGACAACGGCGAGCAGGCCCTGGAAATTGCCGATCAGCTGATTTCCAGCGGTGCCATCGACATTATCGTTATTGACTCCGTGGCCGCGCTGGTGCCGAAAGGCGAGCTGGAAGGCGACATGGGCGACTCGAAAGTGGGTCTGCACGCCCGCCTCATGAGCCAGGCCCTGCGCAAGCTCACCGGCACCATCAACAAAACCGGCTGCTGCTGCATCTTCATCAACCAGTTGCGCGAAAAAATCGGCGTGATGTTCGGCTCGCCCGAAACCACGACCGGTGGTAACGCCCTCAAGTTCTACGCTTCCGTGCGCCTCGATATCCGCCGCATCGGCCAGATCAAGGAGGACAAGGACAACGTGACCGGCAACCGCACCAAGGTGAAGGTGGTGAAAAACAAAGTAGCTCCACCT from Hymenobacter canadensis harbors:
- the recA gene encoding recombinase RecA translates to MKALQLTLDKLDKAYGKGTVMKLSDNKVMDVEVISTGSLGLDIALGVGGLPKGRVVEIYGPESSGKTTLTMHCIAEAQKRGGVAAFIDAEHAFDPLYAKKLGIDTENLLIAQPDNGEQALEIADQLISSGAIDIIVIDSVAALVPKGELEGDMGDSKVGLHARLMSQALRKLTGTINKTGCCCIFINQLREKIGVMFGSPETTTGGNALKFYASVRLDIRRIGQIKEDKDNVTGNRTKVKVVKNKVAPPFKVVEFDIIYNEGISKVGEILDLGVDMGIIAKSGSWFSYNGDRLGQGREGVKTILQDNPELADKIEAQIRALVKGEPEAALAAIPEDRSTDEDDDADEAL